Proteins encoded within one genomic window of Oryza glaberrima chromosome 12, OglaRS2, whole genome shotgun sequence:
- the LOC127756956 gene encoding ras-related protein Rab5A yields MAANPGNKIRNAKLVLLGDVGTGKSSLVLRFVKGQFVEFQESTIGAAFFSQTLAVNDETVKFEIWDTAGQERYHSLAPMYYRGAAAAIVVYDITNAASFTRAKKWVQELQAQGNPNTIMALAGNKADMVEARQVPAEEAKTYAQENGLFFMETSAKTAINVNDVFHEIAKRLLQGQQAQDTPAGMVLNQRPAERMVSSSSCCS; encoded by the exons ATGGCGGCCAACCCCGGCAACAAGATCCGCAACGCCAAGCTG GTTCTTCTTGGAGATGTGGGCACGGGCAAGTCGAGCCTCGTTCTCCGGTTTGTGAAGGGCCAGTTTGTTGAGTTCCAG GAGTCCACCATCGGCGCGGCCTTCTTCTCGCAGACCTTGGCGGTTAACGACGAGACGGTGAAGTTCGAAATCTGGGATACTGCAGGGCAGGAGAGGTATCATAGCTTGGCTCCGATGTACTATCGTGGTGCGGCTGCCGCAATAGTTGTCTACGACATCACAAATGCG GCCTCTTTCACACGTGCAAAAAAATGGGTTCAAGAACTTCAAGCGCAAG GAAACCCAAACACGATAATGGCTCTTGCTGGTAACAAGGCTGATATGGTAGAGGCGAGGCAGGTGCCAGCAGAA GAGGCAAAGACCTACGCACAAGAGAATGGCCTTTTCTTCATGGAAACATCTGCGAAAACAGCGATCAATGTGAACGATGTATTCCACGAGATCG CAAAGAGATTGCTTCAAGGACAGCAGGCTCAAGACACACCGGCTGGAATGGTTCTCAACCAGAGACCAGCTGAGAGGATGGTGAGCAGTTCTTCATGCTGCTCATAA